Part of the Lutra lutra chromosome 4, mLutLut1.2, whole genome shotgun sequence genome is shown below.
ACGAGGTAAATGGCAGGGATTTATAATTCAAAGGGGataacaaaacacaagaaactaTCATGTTCAGCATTCCATTTACAGTTTTCTTAcatttatagttttctatttatttgtagcTAGCTATAACTAAGAATTATtgtttatttaggggcgcctgggtggctcagtggattaagccgctgccttcggctcaggtcatgatctcagggtcctgggatcgagccccacatcgggctctctgctcagcagggtgcctgcttccctctctctctctctgcctgcctctccatctacttgtgatctctctctgtcaaataaataaataaaaatctttaaaaaaaagaattattgtttatttgatacatgaatttaataaatttgattttaaattatagtCTCCTCTTTtctaagaataattatttttctttcatcttttcctgtgctattattagattgattttatttccttgtttaggGCTTGCAATTAGCTATGGAATATGGAATAGAATAGCCTtgattggaagaaaaatagttAAGGCCTGAACAGTGTTCCAGTCCAAGGGTTGGCAAATGATGGCCAATCCAGCCTGCCAGCCTATCTTTGTACATAAGGTTTATTGGAATAATGCTATAGCATTCATTTATAGATTGcttatggctgctttcatgctgcAACAGCAGGATTGTGTACTTGGAAAAGAGACCACCTGTTttgaaaagcctaaaatatttactgtttggctGTTCACAGAAAAAGGTTTGCAAGCCTCTATATTTGGGAAATTCGTTTTTTATCTTCCTGCAGGTAACCACTGAAAGTGACCAAAATTTTAATCTGCCCCCGTCTCTGTATCCGGAAGTTTTTTCCCCAACAAGAAATTGCTTTATCTTTGATCGGCCCACTCACAGGAAGAAGAAGCTAGGCCAGCTTGAGACATTGCATGATAATGAGCTGGATTCTGAATTTGTGCAAACAAACTGCAGTCTTCTGTTCCTACATCTTTAGCAATTCCAAACTAAAACTCTTTCAGGAGGCATCAAAGTCAATGGACCTCGTGAGTCCTCTTCctagtctttttctttcattgttaagACTAAGGAGGGTAGAATTATACCCACACAGTTTCAGCTTTGAAAAAATGCAAATCCTACTGTTATTACCATTTAAATTCTAGATGACCAACCAACATTTCCAATAGATTTTACTAGCCAAATTCCCTTGGGTGAGAAAAGATGGGTGaggccaaaggagaaaaaagctctatttcttaaatttatccTAGTTAATTTGACCTGCATTGccccaatatggtagccactataCAAGTGTAGCTCTCTCAATTTAagtgtaaattaattaaaattaaggaaaacttaaaattccAATTATACAGTGATATTTCAAAGGCCCATACATACCTACATGGGGCTAGCAGTTGGATACCATACTGTACAATACACATAAAACACTTCCATCGTCCAGAATTTCTCTTGGACAACACTATGctagaacaaacaaaactccttTTGATTTGTTCTACAATATTGATCAAATGCTTACCACAGACCAGGGCTGATGACAGAGACTTAAATGAGAGAGGGTATGGTTCTTGTCCCTAATGATGTTTGGGGGGGTAAAGTGGATGCAAACACTCAAAAAACATAGGCATATGTTACTATAATAGAGATTCTTGACCTTTCATGTGTATACATATCACCTGGGCCTCTTGCCAGAGAGGAGGATCTAATTAAGTTGATCTGGGgatgagaatctgcatttccaggAAGCTTCCAGCTGGATGTTGGAaggaagcaagcttcctgagGGACGTTGATGCTGTGAGGCAAATGAATAGTAATAGACGTGATCAGAATTATACAGAATAGAATGTTTCCCTCATCCCACCAGCAACAAGTATTCTCATTTGTTCTCATTTGTAGGTCTAGAGAACCTGGTGTTGACCTATGTCAATGCCATCAGTAGTGGAGATCTGCCCTGCAATGGAGAATGCAGTTCTGGCCTTGGCCCAGATTGAGAATGCAGCTGCAGTGCAAAAGGCTATTGCCCACTATGACCAGGAGATGAGCCAGAGGGTGCAGCTGCCCACAGAAACCCTCCAGGAGCTGCTGGACCTGCACCAGGCGTGTGAGAAAGAGGCCATCGAACTCTTCATGAATAGTTCCTTCAAAGATGTAGACCATTTATTTCAAAAGGACTTAGGGGTAATTTTTTCTCAAGTTTATATGGATTAGGGCTTGGAAAACAAAGTACTACCAGAAAATGAAATGggcatttattttgagagagggaatgTCTACTAGACTTTAGAATGGTGATAACCACTATTTGTTATTAtcataaaaagaagaacaaagtttgtTATGATAAACTCAAAGTTTTGAAacaattttctttcataaataataATCTTCCTCAAAATTTAACTAAATGTATATAGGTAACAATCAGAGCTTCTATTCAAATGCCCACTGTTATCAGACTGGTTTGATATCctaatcaaagacaaagaaaactgtAGTCCTGATTATCATATGCAGGCTTATGTTGAGCCACATTTATTCTATGTAATCACTGGTCTAATTTGACAAGCAGAAGTCTACCTCTTAAAggtgtagcaaaaaaaaaaaaaaaaaaaaagccagcaatCTCTGCTCTGAACTTCACCTCCAAGGAAAAAAGACTTTAGTAAGAGTCAGGAGCAAGAAGAAGGATATGATCCTGTTGAAGTGCCTATAACTTTTTCTAGGGTCATAGACTTGTTCTTGAGATGCCTTTCCAAAATCTCCAAGGTCAAGCTAACATCTTTTCCCTGTTACTctttttacttctcatttttaaattaaaggccCAACTAGAAAAGAAGCGAGATGACTTTTGTAAACAGAATCAGCAAGCATCAACAGATCGTTGCTCAGATTTACTTAAGGATATTTTCAGTCCTCTAGAAGAAGCTGTGAAGCAGGGGGTTTATTCTAAACCAAGAGGATATCGTCTCTTTATCAAGAAGATGCAAGAGCTAAAGACGGAGTACCTTCAGAAACCTGGGAAGGGGATACAGGTAACCAAGATTTATCCGCTGACTCTGGAAAGCTGCTGACATGCCTCCTTGGAAGACCAGCATAACCAAGTGTAATTGAGCACGTTGCAAGAACAACAGCATTCAAACTTTCGTTTGATAAACACATACAGGGAGCCTATTATACCACATATGTCCTATATGCTCATCCAAAAGAATGCACTCAATTAATAACTGAGTTATTAATTGAATTTTCAGATTAACCACCAAGTTGTTACTGTAATTCACTATTATAGCTGGATCTTTATGCTGTAAGGGACAGAAACCCAGTAATGGTCACTTAAACAAAAATGGTAATTCATCAGTTTAGGCTACAAACTGGCTTTAAGGACAGCTAGATTCAAGATTTCAAGAAATGCCatcatctgtctctctgtcttcacTCTCCTTAACCCCAcacttctgtctttccttctccctctacctttcctttGATCTGCTTTCTCCATGATGGCTTCCTTTTTTAGTAACTCAATCAAAAGGATGCCACAGCACCAATAACTCCAAAACTAGAGCCCTTAGtctgaaagaacaaagaatctcTTTTCCCCAGTGTCTCTATCAGTCTCCTATAAAGGATTCTGCTTAGTAGGTGCTATGATTGGCCAGCCTGGAGCAAGTGCCCATACCTGTGGCAAGGAATCTTGACCAGCAGCCACATCAGGGCCCAGAGGAGCAATTCCTAGAGGAAAAGATGGTGGGAAGACAATCAGGAACAAGGGTTTCTGGCCATTTCCTATTACTAAGTCCATGTTTTCTGGGTCCTAAGGCTGAAGAGGTTCTTCAGGAATACTTGAAGTCCAAAGAGTCTATGACTGATGCCATTCTGCAGACGGACCAGActctcacagaaaaggaaaaggagatcgAAGGTGAGGAGCCAGTCCAGAGGCTAGATAGCCTCTAGAGCTCtcaaagtttaaataatttgGCTGGGTAAGCCTGTGATCCTTACACTTGGGCAAAAAGAACGAAGATACCCTTCACTTGCTGAGGTCATTTCTGAGTAGGGCATATGCAGTGAGCAGCAACAAGGACAGGTAAGTGTGCAGGGAAAGAAGGGACAACATGCTTTctcaatacatttttcttctttttcctcctcccagtGGAACGTGGAAAGCCGAATCTGCACAGGCTGCAACAAAAGCACtggaggaaatgcaaataaagaatCAGCAGATGAtggaacagaaagagaggagCTATCAGGAACATGTGAAACAATTAACTGAGAAGATGGAGAGGGATAGAATCCAGTTGCTGGAAGAACAAAAGAGAACTCTAGCTTGCAAACTTCAGGTTTTTAATTATATTACCTTgaggtttctgtttttctctttcctctccactGTCCCTGATCATATCTTAGTGTAGCAGTGAGAACAAGATGCCCAGAAGAAGGTCCTTGCACCACTTGTATTTTTCGATTTCTGTCTTCCTGCCTGACCTGGCTCCTGCTTCTGCCTggttattaaaagattttatttgcattagGTTCCATCTAGTCCTTTATCTATACATCCTTCAATCAGTGGTGGCTGCTATCTGCTAGACTTTCTGAAAAATCAGTTATTTGTATCTCTTGCTTAATACTATATGAAGCAAGAACTACCATGCCTCTATTActtgggaaaagaaacagaagttcaGAAAAGTTCCAATAACTTTTATAGGGTCACATAGCTGGGTAAGATATCTGAACTGTCTTTACCACTCAGTGGAAATGTAATCACAGATGTAATCACAGGATGCCCAAGAGAAACTAATGAAAAGTATATGTagagaaaatgtcaaaaagaaatgaaatatcttttaaaaatctatgaatgTGGAAACCTGATATACTCAGtctccatttttccctttttaggaACAGTCCCAACTACTAAAGGAAGGATTCCAAAATGAGAGCAAACAACTTCATAATGAGATAGAAAATCTCCGGAGGAACATGGCAAGGCCAAGGACAGTATGCGTCATAAGCTGAAGACTTAAAGAACAGAGCTTTaatggtcattctttttttttattttatttttttaaacttttaatttatttgacagagagagatcacaagtaggcaaagaggcaggcggtgggggcaggggggtgggaagcaggctccctgctgagcagaaagcccaacgcagggctcaatctcaggaccctgggatcatgacttgagctgaaggcagaagcttaacccactgagccacccaggcgccccctctggtCACCCTTAACCAAGGCATAGCTTAAGTAATTTTTGAATTTGTAAATACAGCATTACACTTGAAAATAATTAGGTCTTGCATTTTTATAACACTATAAATTTGCAAAGACATGCAGTGCTATAATTAAAATCATGTCCATCCTCCTAAAAACATTGTAAGTTGTGTAACAAAGGTCAGTTTTACCTCTTTAACAACACAGAAGGTATTTCAGCTGGTACCATTCAGGAGCAGTTTATTCTTCCGCGTGACCATTAgttgacaaatggataaaaaccaaatcttaagtaaaaatttaagaacaaagtgGGGCATCAGTTTGGCCAAGTGTACAATGGGCTTCAATGTCAGGGACAACCATCTTAGCTTTTTAGTGAAGATGGTGTGTGTGCAGTTTTCTACTGTGTCACAACTGCACAGTCTGAGCAGTTATGTGATCACTAGGCCCTGGAAAAGGACAACCTTCCTGATGGATTACAAGCTGAAGCAAGCCACCTTTTATAGAGACCCAGAACTTCTACAGAATTTTCATAAGATGGAAGAAATCATTAGCATGAGTAGGGTTGGGTCACAAACAAACAGGCCAAAAGGAAACTCTCCTTTCTTGCTCAATTCACCCAGATTATAAATTCAATGagacattttagaattttaggtAATTGACACTGAGCTGAACATAGTAACGTGATGACAATTATGCATTGTGtatttataacaatatataattcACAAAGATGGACCTTAAATGATGATGGATAATATATTAGAAAACTGAACTAAATTATTAGATTGTTTATAGTGTATAATTTAGGCAATATTTTCCCAGTTCTTAGCAGTCTATACTTGGAAGTTTGCtgattttcccccaaagaaattatagatttctttttatattttttggccAACAAAATAGTGTTCTTGGTATTACATAGTGTATATAGAATTTATCCTAATTTTCTAAACCCTAGGTAGGTGGTTGtttcttaaaatgattaaaaattattttcaacatcattctacatcagggaaatacaaatcaaaacacaatgagataccacctcacactagtcagaatggctaaaattaataagtcaggaaacaacagatgttgccaaggatgcagagaaagggggaccctcctacactgttggtgggaatgcaagctggtgcagccactctgaaaaacaatatggaggttcctcaaaatgttgaaaataaagctaccctatgacccagaaatcggactacaaatgtagtgatccaaaggggcacgtgcacccgaatgtttatagcagcaatgtccacaatagccaaactatggaaagaacttagatgtccatcaacaaatgaatggataaagaagatgtggtgtgtgtgtgtgtgtgtgtgtgtgtgtgtgtgtgtatgcagtgaaataatatgcagccattaacagaaatgaaatcttgccatttgcaacaacacaaatagaactagagggtattatgctgagtgaaataagtcaatcagagacaattatcatatgatctctctgatatgaggaatttgagagggagggtggggggttgtggggggtagggaaggaaaaaatgaaacaagatgggatcgggagacaaaccataagagacttaatctccggaaacaaactgagggttgctgggggggtgggtaggtgtgtagggatagagtggctgggttatggacattggggaggatatgtgctatggtgagtgctatgaaatgtgttagcctaatgattcacagacctgtacccctggggctaataatacattatatgttaataaaatttttttttcaagctgaaaataaaatgtgcttcactagcctttttatttctgatagtggttttttttcagttttcagcaAAAAATAAGGCTTTATTCTTGATAGAAATGGTTGACTAACTTTCCTGCAAAAGACCAGACAATTATTATTCATGGCATTGTGGTCTCTGTAATTCCTGTCTCAGCTGTGCAACTCTGCCATGTAGTATGAAAGCAGTCATAGACAATACATACATGGATGGGCATGGCTGTGTCCAATacacctttatttaaaaaataggtggCACCCCCCCAAGCCATAGTTTTCAGATTATTGCTCTATTAAAACATTGATCAAATTCTATGTATCTGCCTTACATTGCTTACATTTGTAAGGGGATGTGTATTAAATTGTATGTTAGGATCTTGAAAGTATTACACAATGTTTCAATATATTACAAGATGAGAGAAATACAGGGAAGCAGCTAATGCCATTGAATGATTTGTCTGGTTTAGTGCCTTTTCCATACTGTCTCCCGGAACAAAATAAAGCTCTCTCCCCAGGGAGGCATGTTGCTTTCAATAGTGGTCCTCAGTCCAGCTGTGGAAATAAAACCaggaaatcaggaaataaaaatcaggaaataaaactGATATAGTGTTGGGTCATTGGGTgatacaataacaaaaaaaaaaggtaattcaaGGCTCTCAGCTTTCAGTCTGCCAAAGCTACCCACGTTAGGACTGATATTTGCTGACCCTTATGGTGT
Proteins encoded:
- the GBP1 gene encoding LOW QUALITY PROTEIN: guanylate-binding protein 1 (The sequence of the model RefSeq protein was modified relative to this genomic sequence to represent the inferred CDS: inserted 2 bases in 2 codons; deleted 2 bases in 2 codons) encodes the protein MASEMVMPAPMCLIENTGEQLVANQEALKILSAHKNPLVVVAIVGLYRTGKSYLMNKLAGKNKGFSLGSTVQSHTKGIWIWCVPHPKKPNHTLVLLDTEGLGDVEKGNNQNDSWIFALAILLSSTFVYNSMGTINQQAMDQLHYVTELSDRIRAKSSRNANGIEDSADFMSFFPDFVWTLRDFSLDLEVNGLPITADEYLENSLKLKRGTTESDQNFNLPPSLYPEVFSPTRNCFIFDRPTHRKKKLGQLETLHDNELDSEFVQQTAVFCSYIFSNSXTKTLSGGIKVNGPRLENLVLTYVNAISSGDLPCMENAVLALAQIENAAAVQKAIAHYDQEMSQRVQLPTETLQELLDLHQACEKEAIELFMNSSFKDVDHLFQKDLGAQLEKKRDDFCKQNQQASTDRCSDLLKDIFSPLEEAVKQGVYSKPRGYRLFIKKMQELKTEYLQKPGKGIQAEEVLQEYLKSKESMTDAILQTDQTLTEKEKEIEVERXKAESAQAATKALEEMQIKNQQMMEQKERSYQEHVKQLTEKMERDRIQLLEEQKRTLACKLQEQSQLLKEGFQNESKQLHNEIENLRRNMARPRTVCVIS